Proteins found in one Oncorhynchus gorbuscha isolate QuinsamMale2020 ecotype Even-year linkage group LG15, OgorEven_v1.0, whole genome shotgun sequence genomic segment:
- the abhd8b gene encoding protein ABHD8 isoform X1 → MRHGFALAGMLTTLMDGLLCCLTGKSANVVVPIETSEAADGYEFVEVKPGRVLRVRHIIPEREVVDEPRGPGGSVHRKRKITVYRNGQLLIEDLGDAARQELLHAQNGDTQPNCTVEVELADPSSNPTPTADPKADKTRSVAGTGGASTSPAPTLGSAPDLTQQPRKRRRKPKRTVVIDSERKITSCKGTHADVAVFFVHGVGGSLDIWGSQMDFFSRLGYEVIAPDLAGHGASSAPQIAAAYTFYALAEDMRAIFKRYARKRNILIGHSYGVSFCTFLAHEYPDQVHKVVMINGGGPTALEPSLCSIFNLPTCVLHCLSPCLAWSFLKAGFARQGAKEKQLLKDNNAFNVSSFVLRAMMSGQYWPEGDEVYHAEIPVPILLVHGMYDKFVPIEEDQRMAEILLLAFLKIINEGSHMVMMECPESVNTLLHEFFLWEPDSPPKSKPCPEIATKRPETAKIPTASNGGATPESKAKTK, encoded by the exons GGCAGGCATGTTGACCACCTTAATGGACGGCCTCCTCTGCTGCCTGACAGGGAAGTCGGCCAACGTCGTGGTTCCCATAGAAACCTCGGAAGCCGCCGACGGCTACGAGTTCGTGGAGGTCAAACCGGGTCGTGTCTTGAGGGTCCGACACATCATCCCGGAGCGGGAGGTGGTGGACGAGCCCAGGGGCCCTGGGGGAAGCGTCCACCGTAAGAGGAAGATCACAGTGTACCGTAATGGGCAGCTACTGATAGAGGACCTGGGCGACGCGGCGAGACAGGAGCTGTTACACGCTCAGAACGGAGACACACAACCCAACTGTACCGTAGAGGTGGAGCTCGCAGACCCATCGTCCAATCCAACTCCCACCGCTGACCCCAAAGCGGACAAGACCAGGTCAGTGGCTGGAACAGGGGGAGCGTCGACATCTCCAGCCCCGACCCTCGGATCAGCCCCAGATCTGACCCAGCAGCCCCGGAAGCGGCGGCGGAAGCCCAAACGCACAGTGGTGATTGACAGCGAGAGGAAGATCACGTCGTGTAAGGGGACACACGCAGACGTGGCAGTGTTCTTCGTGCACGGCGTGGGCGGCTCCCTCGACATCTGGGGCAGCCAGATGGACTTCTTCTCCCGTCTGGGCTATGAGGTCATCGCGCCTGACCTGGCGGGTCACGGGGCGAGCTCGGCACCTCAGATCGCGGCAGCGTACACGTTCTACGCCCTGGCTGAGGACATGAGGGCCATCTTTAAGAGATACGCACGGAAGAGGAACATCCTCATTGGACACTCCTATGG tgtgtcGTTCTGTACGTTCCTGGCCCATGAGTACCCAGACCAGGTCCACAAGGTAGTGATGATAAACGGAGGAGGTCCCACAGCGCTGGAGCCCAGCCTCTGTTCCATCTTCAACCTGCCCACCTGTGTGCTGCACTGCCTGTCCCCCTGCCTGGCCTGGAGCTTCCTCAA GGCTGGGTTTGCCCGTCAGGGTGCGAAGGAGAAACAGCTGTTGAAAGACAACAATGCCTTCAACGTGTCCTCCTTCGTGCTGCGTGCCATGATGAGTGGTCAGTACTGGCCAGAGGGCGACGAGGTTTATCATGCAGAGATCCCAGTGCCCATCCTGCTGGTGCACGGCATGTACGACAAGTTTGTTCCCATAGAGGAAGATCAACGCATGGCGGAG ATCCTGTTGCTGGCCTTCCTGAAGATAATCAACGAGGGCAGTCACATGGTGATGATGGAGTGTCCCGAGAGTGTCAACACCCTCCTGCACGAGTTCTTCCTCTGGGAGCCTGACTCCCCACCCAAATCTAAACCCTGTCCCGAAATCGCCACCAAGAGACCCGAAACTGCCAAGATCCCCACCGCATCCAACGGAGGAGCAACGCCAGAAAGCAAAGCCAAGACCAAGTAA
- the abhd8b gene encoding protein ABHD8 isoform X2, with amino-acid sequence MLTTLMDGLLCCLTGKSANVVVPIETSEAADGYEFVEVKPGRVLRVRHIIPEREVVDEPRGPGGSVHRKRKITVYRNGQLLIEDLGDAARQELLHAQNGDTQPNCTVEVELADPSSNPTPTADPKADKTRSVAGTGGASTSPAPTLGSAPDLTQQPRKRRRKPKRTVVIDSERKITSCKGTHADVAVFFVHGVGGSLDIWGSQMDFFSRLGYEVIAPDLAGHGASSAPQIAAAYTFYALAEDMRAIFKRYARKRNILIGHSYGVSFCTFLAHEYPDQVHKVVMINGGGPTALEPSLCSIFNLPTCVLHCLSPCLAWSFLKAGFARQGAKEKQLLKDNNAFNVSSFVLRAMMSGQYWPEGDEVYHAEIPVPILLVHGMYDKFVPIEEDQRMAEILLLAFLKIINEGSHMVMMECPESVNTLLHEFFLWEPDSPPKSKPCPEIATKRPETAKIPTASNGGATPESKAKTK; translated from the exons ATGTTGACCACCTTAATGGACGGCCTCCTCTGCTGCCTGACAGGGAAGTCGGCCAACGTCGTGGTTCCCATAGAAACCTCGGAAGCCGCCGACGGCTACGAGTTCGTGGAGGTCAAACCGGGTCGTGTCTTGAGGGTCCGACACATCATCCCGGAGCGGGAGGTGGTGGACGAGCCCAGGGGCCCTGGGGGAAGCGTCCACCGTAAGAGGAAGATCACAGTGTACCGTAATGGGCAGCTACTGATAGAGGACCTGGGCGACGCGGCGAGACAGGAGCTGTTACACGCTCAGAACGGAGACACACAACCCAACTGTACCGTAGAGGTGGAGCTCGCAGACCCATCGTCCAATCCAACTCCCACCGCTGACCCCAAAGCGGACAAGACCAGGTCAGTGGCTGGAACAGGGGGAGCGTCGACATCTCCAGCCCCGACCCTCGGATCAGCCCCAGATCTGACCCAGCAGCCCCGGAAGCGGCGGCGGAAGCCCAAACGCACAGTGGTGATTGACAGCGAGAGGAAGATCACGTCGTGTAAGGGGACACACGCAGACGTGGCAGTGTTCTTCGTGCACGGCGTGGGCGGCTCCCTCGACATCTGGGGCAGCCAGATGGACTTCTTCTCCCGTCTGGGCTATGAGGTCATCGCGCCTGACCTGGCGGGTCACGGGGCGAGCTCGGCACCTCAGATCGCGGCAGCGTACACGTTCTACGCCCTGGCTGAGGACATGAGGGCCATCTTTAAGAGATACGCACGGAAGAGGAACATCCTCATTGGACACTCCTATGG tgtgtcGTTCTGTACGTTCCTGGCCCATGAGTACCCAGACCAGGTCCACAAGGTAGTGATGATAAACGGAGGAGGTCCCACAGCGCTGGAGCCCAGCCTCTGTTCCATCTTCAACCTGCCCACCTGTGTGCTGCACTGCCTGTCCCCCTGCCTGGCCTGGAGCTTCCTCAA GGCTGGGTTTGCCCGTCAGGGTGCGAAGGAGAAACAGCTGTTGAAAGACAACAATGCCTTCAACGTGTCCTCCTTCGTGCTGCGTGCCATGATGAGTGGTCAGTACTGGCCAGAGGGCGACGAGGTTTATCATGCAGAGATCCCAGTGCCCATCCTGCTGGTGCACGGCATGTACGACAAGTTTGTTCCCATAGAGGAAGATCAACGCATGGCGGAG ATCCTGTTGCTGGCCTTCCTGAAGATAATCAACGAGGGCAGTCACATGGTGATGATGGAGTGTCCCGAGAGTGTCAACACCCTCCTGCACGAGTTCTTCCTCTGGGAGCCTGACTCCCCACCCAAATCTAAACCCTGTCCCGAAATCGCCACCAAGAGACCCGAAACTGCCAAGATCCCCACCGCATCCAACGGAGGAGCAACGCCAGAAAGCAAAGCCAAGACCAAGTAA